A genome region from Platichthys flesus chromosome 12, fPlaFle2.1, whole genome shotgun sequence includes the following:
- the dennd10 gene encoding DENN domain-containing protein 10, translated as MATTETQLMLSIGLMEKDVNGDTLWVWCFPSVDPDVRQVLLSKCCLTQDGRDLHTFVFGQFRRVWYYITTVEVQEPTALKKVTHFSIVVTAKDFNPEKYSALSRILCRMYIKYGSPVKMMEAYLTVLTKGICQSDENGSFLIKDYDVRRAYLAGSIKDVVSQFGLETIILYTALMLKKRIVVHHPRIEAVLEFTRVLPALTWHRKDWSILHPYVHLTDPELEDLKKCPGYVAGFVDPEVSNRSDLFDVYVNLTDSVITVSQNAKDAMTMGKLHKEVGLLIVQSAEDSERSDSQVIKDISVKTKEILANLVALADECEDSKITLEGLKQHHFPPATENFLFHLAAAEQLLRI; from the exons ATGGCCACAACTGAAACACAGCTTATGTTAAGCATCGGGTTGATGG AGAAAGATGTGAATGGAGACACACTGTGGGTGTGGTGCTTCCCCTCCGTGGACCCAGACGTGAGACAGGTCCTGCTCAGTAAGTGCTGTCTGACGCAGGATGGCCGGGACCTCCACACCTTTGTGTTTGGTCAGTTCCGTCGTGTGTGGTACTACATCACCACAGTGGAGGTGCAGGAGCCCACAGCTCTAAAGAAG GTCACTCATTTTTCAATAGTTGTTACAGCAAAAGACTTCAACCCGGAGAAGTACTCTGCTCTCAGTAGAATCCTCTGCAG GATGTACATCAAGTATGGCAGCCCAGTGAAGATGATGGAGGCGTACCTCACTGTTCTTACTAAAGGAATCTGTCAGAGTGATGAAAATGGCTCGTTTCTCATTAAGGACTACGACGTGCGGAGGGCGTACCTGGCTGGTTCCATCAAAG ATGTGGTGTCTCAGTTTGGTTTGGAGACAATCATCCTGTACACCGCTCTCATGCTGAAGAAGAGGATCGTCGTCCATCACCCTCGTATTGAAGCCGTGTTGGAGTTTACGAG AGTTCTGCCGGCTCTGACGTGGCACAGGAAGGACTGGTCCATCCTGCACCCCTACGTGCACCTGACCGATCCGGAGCTAGAGGATTTAAAGAAATGTCCCG GTTACGTTGCAGGATTTGTGGATCCGGAAGTGAGCAACAGATCGGACTTGTTTGATGTGTACGTGAACCTCACTGACAGCGTCATCACAGTTTCCCAGAATGCCAAAG ACGCCATGACTATGGGGAAGTTACACAAGGAGGTCGGTCTCCTCATCGTCCAATCAGCGGAGGACAGTGAGAGGTCAGACAGTCAGGTGATCAAG GACATCTCTGTGAAGACCAAAGAGATCCTGGCAAACCTGGTCGCCCTGGCAGACGAGTGTGAAGACTCTAAAATCACTCTGGAGGGTTTGAAGCAGCATCACTTCCCTCCTGCAACAGAGAACTTCCTCTTTCATTTGGCAGCGGCTGAGCAACTCTTAAGGATATAA
- the sfxn4 gene encoding sideroflexin-4 isoform X1, whose product MDPNLLYWKSQGQSVLSRVRIWCELLDPSLLLCSDAQLQRARSLAGGGETSEKDAAAQTLALSSIHADSGAVLPLLFRPPALMPVSAPLVVASFLPHNSVKPALFWQLLLQSYNAGFNYTNRNSSSQQQSKTASLKQLLLIAGTVSYATCAGALPQIFINRLGVRSAPIQTFLRSILPIPLSAALAFFSVSTIRIEETETGIQVFDSHGSPVGISKAAGEKAVRETALSRAALFGTTAAVPNLLIALLKRTKLFQRNSLLVAPLRHISIALILGLMIPVSFSLFPQLGTIKKETLEKELQAAAADGHLFYHRGL is encoded by the exons ATGGATCCCAATCTGCTGTACTGGAAGAGCCAGGGTCAG TCTGTGCTGAGCCGAGTGCGGATCTGGTGCGAGCTGCTCGACCCGtcgctgctgctctgctcggAT gctCAGCTCCAGAGGGCGCGCTCCCTCGCCGGAGGAGGGGAGACGAGTGAAAAG GATGCAGCTGCTCAGACCCTCGCCCTG TCGTCCATCCACGCCGACTCTGGAGCCgttcttcctctgcttttccGTCCACCAG CTTTGATGCCAGTATCAGCACCTTTG gtGGTTGCCAGCTTCTTACCTCACAACAGTGTTAAACCAGCTCTGTTTTGGCAG TTGCTGCTGCAGAGTTACAATGCTGGGTTCAACTATACAAACAGGAATTCTTCATCACAGCAG CAGAGTAAGACGGCGTCTCTGAAGCAGCTTCTGCTGATCGCTGGGACTGTGTCGTACGCGACGTGTGCAGGG GCTCTTCCTCAGATTTTCATCAACCGTCTGGGTGTGAGGAGTGCACCCATCCAGACGTTCCTCAGGTCCATATTACCAATCCCACTCTCAG ctgctctggcCTTCTTCAGTGTCTCCACCATCAGAATTGAGGAGACGGAAACAGGGATCCAAGTGTTTGATTCTCATGGAAGTCCTGTGGGCATCTctaaagcagcaggagagaag gCTGTGAGGGAAACTGCTTTGTCGAGAGCAGCTCTGTTTGGTACGACCGCTGCTGTTCCTAACCTGCTCATAGCCCTTTTGAAAAG AACGAAACTTTTCCAGAGGAACTCTCTGCTCGTCGCTCCTCTCCGTCACATCAGCATCGCACTGATCCTGGGTCTGATGATCCCAGTGTCGTTCAGTCTCTTTCCACAGCTGGGAACG ATAAAGAAGGAAACGCTGGAAAAGGAACTACAGGCTGCAGCTGCCGATGGACACTTATTCTATCACCGAGGACTCTGA
- the tm9sf3 gene encoding transmembrane 9 superfamily member 3, giving the protein MGSCRWKVAAAALLAIVGSLLTVDADEHEHTYMDKEEVVLWMNTVGPYHNRQETYKYFSLPFCAGNKKTISHYHETLGEALQGVELEFSGLDIKFKDEVMQTTYCEIDLDKAKRDAFVYAIKNHYWYQMYIDDLPIWGIVGEADENGEDHYLWTYKKLEIGYNGNRIVDVNLTSEGKVRLVPNTRIGMSYSVKWKKSDVKFEDRFDKYLDPSFFQHRIHWFSIFNSFMMVIFLVGLVSMILMRTLRKDYARYSKEEEMDDMDRDLGDEYGWKQVHGDVFRPSSHPLIFSSLIGSGCQIFSVSLIVIIVAMVEDLYTERGSMLSTAIFVYAATSPVNGYFGGSLYAKQGGRRWIKQMFIGAFLIPAMVCGTAFFINFIAMYYHASRAIPFGTMVAVCCICFFVILPLNLVGTILGRNLSGQPNFPCRVNAVPRPIPEKKWFMEPAVIVCLGGILPFGSIFIEMYFIFTSFWAYKIYYVYGFMMLVLVILCIVTVCVTIVCTYFLLNAEDYRWQWTSFLSAASTAVYVYMYSFYYYFFKTKMYGLFQTSFYFGYMAVFSTSLGIMCGAVGYVGTSAFVRKIYTNVKID; this is encoded by the exons TACATGGATAAGGAGGAGGTGGTTTTGTGGATGAACACAGTGGGGCCTTACCACAACCGACAGGAGACGTACAAGTACTTCTCTTTGCCCTTCTGCGCGGGCAACAAAAAGACCATCAGTCACTACCACGAGACGCTCGGAGAGGCTCTGCAGGGAGTGGAGCTGGAATTCAGCGGCCTCGACATCAAGTTCAAAG ATGAAGTCATGCAGACGACGTACTGTGAGATCGACCTGGATAAAGCCAAACGGGATGCCTTTGTCTATGCCATAAAGAATCACTACTGGTACCAAATGTACATAGATGACCTGCCCATCTGGG GGATTGTTGGTGAGGCAGATGAAAACGGAGAAGATCATTATCTGTGGACGTACAAGAAACTGGAGATCGGCTACAATGGCAACAGAATTGTTGATGTAAATCTGACCAGCGAGGGGAAAGTCCGGCTCGTGCCAAACACACGGATCGGAATGTCTTATTCT GTGAAGTGGAAGAAGTCAGATGTGAAATTTGAAGACAGATTCGACAAGTACCTGGACCCATCCTTCTTCCAGCACAGG ATTCACTGGTTTTCCATCTTCAACTCCTTCATGATGGTCATTTTCCTGGTGGGTCTGGTGTCCATGATTCTGATGAGAACACTAAGAAAGGATTATGCAAGATACAgtaaagaggaggaaatggatgACATG GATAGGGACCTGGGAGATGAATACGGGTGGAAGCAGGTACATGGAGACGTGTTTCGGCCATCAAGCCACCCACTGATCTTCTCTTCACTCATTGGCTCTGGCTGCCAGatcttctctgtctccctcatcGTCATCATCGTCGCTATGGTTGAGGATCTGTACACAGA GAGAGGATCCATGCTGAGCACAGCCATTTTTGTTTATGCTGCCACCTCCCCTGTCAATGGCTACTTTGGGGGAAGTTTGTATGCAAAACAAGGAG GCCGAAGATggataaaacaaatgttcattGGGGCCTTCTTGATCCCAGCGATGGTGTGTGGGACTGCCTTCTTCATCAACTTCATCGCTATGTACTACCACGCCTCCAGAGCCATCCCATTCGGCACCATG GTTGCTGTTTGCTGTATCTGCTTCTTCGTCATCCTGCCGCTGAACCTCGTGGGAACAATTTTGGGGCGCAATCTGTCAGGGCAGCCAAACTTCCCCTGCCGAGTGAACGCTGTGCCACGACCCATCCCAGAGAAGAAATG GTTCATGGAGCCCGCTGTCATCGTCTGCCTCGGAGGAATCCTTCCTTTCGGCTCCATTTTCATTGAAAT GTACTTCATCTTCACATCTTTCTGGGCCTACAAAATCTACTACGTGTACGGCTTCATGATGCTGGTCCTGGTCATCCTCTGcattgttactgtgtgtgtcaccaTCGTTTGCACGTACTTCCTGCTCAACGCTGAGGATTACAGATG GCAATGGACAAGTTTCCTCTCGGCTGCATCCACTGCTGTTTATGTTTACATGTATTCCTTTTACTACTATTTCTTCAAAACTAA GATGTACGGGCTGTTCCAGACGTCCTTCTACTTCGGTTACATGGCTGTGTTCAGTACTTCTCTAGGAATCATGTGTG GTGCCGTTGGATACGTGGGAACAAGTGCCTTTGTGAGGAAGATCTACACAAATGTGAAAATCGACTAA
- the prdx3 gene encoding thioredoxin-dependent peroxide reductase, mitochondrial — protein MAATVRSLFQTSARFAAGRLNAAAAAQHGVSGAARALAAPSLQRACLSTSSSRWTPAVTQPAPAFKATAVLNGEFKEMSLDDFKGKYLVLFFYPLDFTFVCPTEIISFSDKANEFHDVNCEVVGVSVDSHFTHLAWINTPRKTGGLGQIHIPLLSDLNKQVSKDYGVLLEGPGIALRGLFIIDPHGVVRHMSVNDLPVGRCVQETLRLVKAFQFVETHGEVCPASWTPESPTIKPTPEGSKEYFEKVN, from the exons ATGGCAGCCACCGTAAGAAGCCTGTTCCAGACCTCT GCGAGGTTTGCAGCTGGTCGTCTGAAcgccgcagcagcagctcaacatgGCGTCTCCGGAGCTGCACGGGCCctcgctgctccttcactgcagaGAGCCTGTCTCTCCACCA GCTCTTCCAGATGGACTCCTGCTGTCACTCAACCGGCTCCTGCTTTTAAGGCCACAGCTGTTCTCAACGGGGAGTTTAAGGAAATGAGCCTCGATGATTTCAAGGGCAAATACCTGGTTCTCTTCTTCTATCCACTGGATTT CACCTTCGTTTGTCCAACGGAGATCATTTCCTTCAGCGACAAGGCCAACGAGTTCCACGACGTTAACTGTGAGGTGGTGGGCGTGTCTGTGGACTCCCACTTCACCCACTTGGCGTGGATCAACACTCCACGCAAG ACTGGAGGTTTGGGCCAAATCCACATCCCTCTGCTGTCCGACCTCAACAAGCAGGTGTCTAAAGACTATGGAGTCCTGCTGGAGGGTCCGGGCATCGCACTCAG GGGTTTGTTCATCATTGATCCACACGGTGTGGTGAGGCACATGAGTGTCAACGACCTGCCGGTAGGCCGCTGTGTCCAAGAGACCCTTCGTCTGGTGAAGGCGTTCCAGTTCGTGGAGACGCACGGTGAAGTGTGTCCGGCCAGCTGGACCCCCGAGTCCCCAACA atcaAACCAACACCAGAGGGATCCAAGGAATACTTTGAAAAAGTCAACTGA
- the sfxn4 gene encoding sideroflexin-4 isoform X2 has protein sequence MDPNLLYWKSQGQSVLSRVRIWCELLDPSLLLCSDAQLQRARSLAGGGETSEKDAAAQTLALSSIHADSGAVLPLLFRPPALMPVSAPLVVASFLPHNSVKPALFWQLLLQSYNAGFNYTNRNSSSQQSKTASLKQLLLIAGTVSYATCAGALPQIFINRLGVRSAPIQTFLRSILPIPLSAALAFFSVSTIRIEETETGIQVFDSHGSPVGISKAAGEKAVRETALSRAALFGTTAAVPNLLIALLKRTKLFQRNSLLVAPLRHISIALILGLMIPVSFSLFPQLGTIKKETLEKELQAAAADGHLFYHRGL, from the exons ATGGATCCCAATCTGCTGTACTGGAAGAGCCAGGGTCAG TCTGTGCTGAGCCGAGTGCGGATCTGGTGCGAGCTGCTCGACCCGtcgctgctgctctgctcggAT gctCAGCTCCAGAGGGCGCGCTCCCTCGCCGGAGGAGGGGAGACGAGTGAAAAG GATGCAGCTGCTCAGACCCTCGCCCTG TCGTCCATCCACGCCGACTCTGGAGCCgttcttcctctgcttttccGTCCACCAG CTTTGATGCCAGTATCAGCACCTTTG gtGGTTGCCAGCTTCTTACCTCACAACAGTGTTAAACCAGCTCTGTTTTGGCAG TTGCTGCTGCAGAGTTACAATGCTGGGTTCAACTATACAAACAGGAATTCTTCATCACAGCAG AGTAAGACGGCGTCTCTGAAGCAGCTTCTGCTGATCGCTGGGACTGTGTCGTACGCGACGTGTGCAGGG GCTCTTCCTCAGATTTTCATCAACCGTCTGGGTGTGAGGAGTGCACCCATCCAGACGTTCCTCAGGTCCATATTACCAATCCCACTCTCAG ctgctctggcCTTCTTCAGTGTCTCCACCATCAGAATTGAGGAGACGGAAACAGGGATCCAAGTGTTTGATTCTCATGGAAGTCCTGTGGGCATCTctaaagcagcaggagagaag gCTGTGAGGGAAACTGCTTTGTCGAGAGCAGCTCTGTTTGGTACGACCGCTGCTGTTCCTAACCTGCTCATAGCCCTTTTGAAAAG AACGAAACTTTTCCAGAGGAACTCTCTGCTCGTCGCTCCTCTCCGTCACATCAGCATCGCACTGATCCTGGGTCTGATGATCCCAGTGTCGTTCAGTCTCTTTCCACAGCTGGGAACG ATAAAGAAGGAAACGCTGGAAAAGGAACTACAGGCTGCAGCTGCCGATGGACACTTATTCTATCACCGAGGACTCTGA